From the genome of Anopheles moucheti chromosome 3, idAnoMoucSN_F20_07, whole genome shotgun sequence, one region includes:
- the LOC128300782 gene encoding thioredoxin domain-containing protein 11, whose protein sequence is MHALTLDPSAEDCSSSNFQESTRRPALPPLSSLPTPPAPAPSAISTAAANNPSHQTSHQLRRQQFPGRKAQRHRGLLASTISASPERHGDDTADACTVALVTGRPLAAAKNDNVATVQHEQPSDNGQLNSGTVDEKTRRYNRISMIIIYGREVLCILALILTTYATIQNSPPKISKAPPPVPFFSKGSLVNDWPTGALGTTQTRVSVSELSLVLYYAPWCAESQYARHAYEHVAQLYYREAHFAAINCWQPGGECRARYTKVQSWPVLMAYQPSGLAVQYHQAWTTAALSRFMQSLMLPLYRFGSPGDLMDHMTGKDAVLVVFLDVAKDSKLYQRYYQASLKWLEKDPFQEVSFGVVTGQSSKLFGVETVPSIRLYLWNETIEYEGNSPWTPQDLIAWVHKHLHVVSMWIAPPGNVKSTTLASYLRQGPALILLSPRPLYEDSSDAYMMLRQLSMQYYNCPGDAWILEMAREYIAEQRTANAARYVEKREHCVRVLGRHPSQEEEDDEGPTSSHRYRRNRCKDGFKSTVSVSFVNVLNSSKFVDGKPVDGKPSAEEYCDIAPAVGCGKHECGAFGPERSRKRSLLWQTDSCSSRRYNEANTNYEQAHSIVTSMIDSEHDYRGPKLLARQNLRQQCELLQLAEVETSNVFFSELERHKESVDYYSAIGGLSCKHNKTLTFISMDSTLYHAFGERLGVDVLQEPNRTVAFIVDHTDESAYVLRDPINLHTLSKFVHDYYNRSLARFLRSKKTTYEHSHAFNAVKFVEQDQLYLDRHRTVLDVAEAKAKAEQASQQQAKTVTEKRTNSETANTSDSKHPVVPPSGPEEPERVRVPRTYHRVREIYSSNFQRTVLDSNRTVVVSFYSAQCAFCYIQAHHLLTVSRMLRHQPNVWFVRIDGELNDLPWEYTMDVFPSLLIFPNGRKAESRIFPESLKINVPNIIGFILSNLSPAERLHANFLLCSDVNNASLNDCLHMLKRELTDSIRLSLLEWRRHTANTCERDRIVRRLQLLKQSYLGTLRCLSHSCDLTQLVNVRKRILDLWTGEHCRSREGSL, encoded by the exons ATGCATGCACTAACATTAGACCCGTCAGCAGAAgattgcagcagcagcaactttCAAGAATCAACGCGACGTCCCGCACTACCACCACTATCATCGCtaccaacaccaccagcaccggcaCCGTCGGCGATATCGACAGCTGCAGCAAACAATCCCAGTCACCAAACCAGCCACCAACTGCGACGTCAGCAGTTTCCAGGGCGCAAAGCACAACGCCACCGTGGCCTACTAGCCAGTACCATTTCCGCATCCCCAGAACGACATGGCGATGACACGGCGGATGCGTGTACGGTGGCACTGGTAACGGGACGACCGCTAGCTGCAGCAAAAAATGATAACGTGGCAACGGTTCAACACGAACAACCGAGTGATAACGGACAGTTGAACAGTGGAACGGTAGACGAAAAGACTCGTCGGTACAATCGCATCAGCATGATAATCATTTACGGGCGCGAGGTGCTCTGCATACTGGCCCTTATTCTAACCACGTACGCGACGATACAGAACAGTCCGCCGAAAATATCGAAGGCACCGCCACCGGTTCCATTCTTCTCGAAGGGTTCGCTAGTGAACGATTGGCCAACCGGTGCACTAGGGACGACACAGACGCGCGTTTCCGTATCGGAACTTTCGCTTGTCCTGTACTATGCACCGTGGTGTGCGGAAAGCCAATATGCGCGACACGCGTACGAGCACGTAGCACAGTTGTACTACCGCGAGGCACACTTTGCCGCCATTAACTGCTGGCAACCGGGTGGAGAATGTCGCGCGCGATACACAAAGGTCCAATCGTGGCCCGTGCTGATGGCGTATCAACCAAGCGGCTTGGCTGTACAGTATCATCAAGCATGGACTACGGCCGCTCTCTCCCGGTTTATGCAATCACTAATGCTCCCATTGTATCGTTTCGGCAGTCCCGGCGATCTAATGGATCATATGACCGGGAAGGAT GCTGTATTGGTCGTATTTCTGGATGTGGCTAAGGATAGCAAACTTTACCAGCGTTACTATCAAGCCTCATTAAAATGGCTTGAGAAGGATCCGTTCCAGGAAGTATCGTTTGGAGTCGTAACGGGCCAGTCTTCCAAATTGTTTGGCGTTGAAACGGTCCCCTCGATCCGATTGTACCTGTGGAATGAAACAATT GAATATGAAGGAAATAGTCCCTGGACACCGCAGGATCTTATCGCTTGGGTTCATAAACATCTGCACGTAGTGTCAATGTGGATTGCACCACCGGGGAACGTAAAATCTACCACACTTGCTTCTTACTTACGGCAAGGTCCAGCGCTGATACTACTATCTCCTCGTCCACTGTACGAGGACAGTTCCGACGCGTACATGATGCTGAGGCAGCTTAGTATGCAGTACTACAACTGTCCGGGTGATGCATGGATATTGGAAATGGCACGTGAATACATCGCAGAGCAGCGAACGGCTAACGCAGCACGATACGTCGAAAAGCGTGAACACTGTGTGCGAGTACTGGGACGTCATCCTTCTCAGGAGGAGGAAGACGACGAAGGTCCTACGAGTAGCCATCGATACCGTCGCAACAGGTGCAAGGACGGGTTCAAATCGACCGTATCGGTATCGTTCGTGAATGTCCTCAACTCTTCAAAGTTTGTCGACGGTAAACCAGTGGATGGAAAACCATCAGCAGAGGAATACTGTGACATTGCGCCGGCTGTAGGATGCGGAAAGCACGAATGCGGCGCATTTGGACCGGAGAGGTCGCGTAAGCGTAGCCTGCTTTGGCAAACAGATAGCTGTTCGTCGAGGCGGTATAATGAGGCGAACACAAACTATGAACAAGCGCATTCAATCGTTACATCCATGATCGATTCCGAGCACGACTATCGTGGGCCAAAATTGCTTGCGAGACAAAATCTGCGTCAACAGTGCGAACTGTTACAGCTAGCGGAAGTGGAAACGTCGAACGTTTTCTTCAGTGAACTGGAACGGCATAAGGAATCGGTGGATTATTACTCCGCCATAGGTGGATTATCTTGTAAGCACAACAAAACGCTTACCTTCATCAGTATGGATAGCACGCTGTATCATGCGTTCGGCGAACGGCTAGGAGTGGATGTTTTGCAGGAACCTAATCGTACCGTTGCATTTATCGTCGATCATACCGATGAGTCGGCGTATGTTTTGCGTGATCCAATTAATCTTCATACGTTGTCGAAATTCGTGCACGATTACTACAACCGATCTCTGGCACGCTTTCTGCGATCGAAGAAAACGACCTATGAGCACAGTCACGCGTTTAATGCTGTAAAGTTTGTAGAACAAGATCAGTTATATCTCGACCGCCATCGAACGGTACTGGATGTGGCCGAAGCAAAAGCCAAAGCGGAACAGGCATCTCAACAGCAGGCGAAAACAGTGACAGAAAAGCGAACAAACAGTGAAACAGCAAATACATCCGACTCGAAACACCCAGTAGTGCCACCTAGTGGGCCCGAGGAACCGGAACGAGTTCGTGTTCCGCGCACCTATCATCGTGTGAGAGAAATTTACTCGAGCAATTTCCAACGCACCGTACTCGACTCGAACCGCACCGTGGTGGTTAGCTTCTACTCAGCCCAGTGTGCCTTCTGCTACATACAAGCGCACCATCTGCTCACCGTGTCACGCATGTTGCGCCATCAGCCGAACGTTTGGTTTGTTCGAATAGATGGTGAATTGAACGATCTGCCCTGGGAGTACACGATGGATGTGTTTCCATcgcttttaatttttccaaatGGAAG AAAAGCGGAAAGTCGCATCTTTCCCGAATCGTTGAAAATCAACGTACCGAACATAATCGGATTTATCCTTTCCAACCTATCTCCGGCCGAACGATTGCATGCCAACTTTTTGCTTTGTTCCGATGTG AATAATGCATCGCTCAACGATTGCCTGCATATGCTCAAGCGGGAACTTACCGACAGCATTCGGTTGAGTTTGCTCGAATGGCGTCGTCACACAGCAAACACATGCGAACGCGATCGAATCGTGCGCCGGTTGCAGCTGTTGAAGCAATCGTATCTGGGCACCCTGCGCTGTCTTAGTCATTCCTGTGATCTTACACAACTGGTAAACGTTAGGAAGCGTATCCTTGACCTGTGGACGGGAGAACACTGCCGCAGCAGGGAAGGATCGCTGTGA
- the LOC128301856 gene encoding putative ankyrin repeat protein RF_0381 isoform X2, which translates to MPAECAANPLQRALADAIIRMVSMDELRILLACGAKVNEQVTQGLRPLHYAVWQNNEAAVNLLIVRGADINAIDEVGYSALHLAAEHGYLHLAKILLDAGCKVDYREPTNDPYPRTTLCDEPLRLALRNKHYEVARLLLDRGADPNKRYFFGSEINLATDVESLELLLTYGASTDARDRSGITPLMRAVRTNGNIDSVLLLLHYGADVNAMTDARNDYRTVLHYAVLSGNASLVTMLLKQGARVDIPAPLPEPDRPSPLDLAVLRGDPVLVRILLEHGANVNRSSPVIGSPLHVACADNIPNRVEILKMLLFYGADPNIRVVGDVATNAILRPPLAELLASNEHVTPQELHLLLRYGARVILKTQYRDPDGLLNCLSNLHHESAAFRIILDATEEFDPCMIRRNQQLTDEQRDLLVERASVPRKLKSQIRAYYRRLFGRNLCEFVPPLFIPSELKSYLLYEHSL; encoded by the exons ATGCCGGCTGAGTGTGCCGCTAATCCGCTGCAGCGGGCCCTGGCCGATGCCATCATACGGATGGTGTCCATGGACGAGTTGCGCATACTGCTCGCCTGCGGTGCGAAGGTTAACGAGCAGGTGACACAAGGTCTGAGACCACTGCACTATGCCGTCTGGCAGAATAATGAAGCTGCCGTTAATCTGCTTATTGTGCGTGGTGCCGATATAAACGCGATCGATGAAGTTGGCTACAGTGCCCTACATCTGGCGGCAGAGCATGG TTATCTGCATCTCGCGAAGATACTGCTGGACGCTGGCTGTAAGGTGGACTACCGTGAGCCAACGAATGATCCTTACCCGCGCACGACCCTCTGCGATGAACCGCTTCGTTTGGCACTGCGTAACAAACACTACGAGGTGGCCCGTCTGCTACTCGATCGTGGTGCAGATCCGAACAAGCGTTATTTCTTCGGCTCCGAGATCAATCTGGCGACGGATGTGGAAAGTCTGGAGCTGTTGCTTACGTACGGTGCGAGCACGGACGCACGTGATCGTTCCGGCATCACTCCGCTCATGCGTGCCGTGCGAACGAACGGTAACATCGAttcggtgctgctgttgctacatTACGGTGCGGACGTTAATGCGATGACGGATGCACGGAATGATTACAGAACTGTGTTGCATTATGCCGTTCTCTCAG GCAATGCGTCACTCGTAACGATGCTTTTGAAACAAGGAGCACGGGTAGACATTCCAGCACCACTGCCGGAACCGGATCGGCCAAGCCCGCTCGATCTTGCCGTACTGCGGGGCGATCCCGTGCTGGTGAGAATACTGCTCGAGCATGGTGCTAATGTCAATCGCAGCAGTCCCGTCATTGGTTCGCCGTTGCATGTGGCCTGCGCCGATAACATACCCAACAGAGTTGAAATTTTGAAG ATGCTCTTGTTTTACGGTGCTGACCCAAATATACGCGTCGTGGGAGATGTTGCCACCAATGCGATACTACGTCCTCCGTTGGCAGAGCTGCTGGCCAGCAACGAACACGTCACGCCACAGGAACTGCATTTGTTGCTACGATACGGTGCAAGG GTTATCCTAAAGACCCAGTATCGCGATCCGGACGGTTTGCTAAACTGCCTGTCAAACCTGCATCACGAATCGGCCGCCTTCCGTATCATACTGGACGCTACCGAAGAGTTCGATCCTTGCATGATACGCCGTAACCAACAGCTCACAGACGAACAGCGCGATCTGCTGGTAGAACGTGCATCGGTGCCACGGAAACTCAAGTCCCAGATTCGTGCTTACTACCGCCGGCTGTTCGGGCGGAATCTGTGCGAGTTCGTACCGCCACTGTTTATACCGAGCGAACTGAAAAGCTATCTGCTGTACGAGCACAGCCTGTAA
- the LOC128304132 gene encoding hsp70-binding protein 1: MASGKNPDQPRQPRNMQGLLKFAMEATKSEDAPHAAQLQPLDEERRRFLEEALKSLTVDVVQELEKSMSILLDSESDEEAKIEALETVTDFVEDIDTANDFFKVGGFVIIKPGLESSSAEVRSRTLRLITALAQCNPFCQQHLLELTILPKLMELLADELSVAQDAVSAVSAMVRQYEPCAAAFIDIGGLESIMKCLRSDDEKLCTRSSFLMVSLSKEFAPVMDKFIKLNAIECVLTWIELSDRMLQTGLSVLATFAETKEGVQRCRADSSLKEKLDMIIELGSEKDDYRAPHDFAKTLLKLCYSGEQDGADR, from the exons ATGGCTAGCGGTAAGAATCCAGATCAACCGAGACAACCTCGCAACATGCAA GGTTTGCTGAAATTCGCCATGGAAGCTACCAAAAGCGAAGACGCACCACATGCCGCACAACTTCAGCCGTTGGACGAAGAACGTCGAAGATTTCTCGAGGAAGCACTCAAATCCCTTACCGTCGATGTCGTTCAGGAGCTAGAGAAATCGATGAGTATTCTACTGGATAGTGAATCGGATGAGGAGGCAAAGATTGAGGCACTAGAAACCGTGACCGATTTCGTGGAGGATATAGACACAGCGAACGATTTCTTCAAAGTTGGTGGATTCGTTATTATAAAGCCGGGGCTCGAATCAAGCAGCGCAGAGGTTCGTAGCCGTACACTACGGTTAATAACAGCACTGGCACAGTGCAATCCATTCTGCCAGCAGCACCTGCTTGAGCTGACCATCTTGCCCAAACTGATGGAGTTACTTGCGGACGAGTTATCAGTCGCACAGGATGCTGTATCCGCTGTATCCGCTATGGTACGACAATACGAACCCTGCGCGGCGGCATTCATCGATATCGGTGGTCTCGAGAGCATTATGAAATGTTTACGATCAGATGATGAAAAGCTGTGCACAAGGTCATCATTTCTGATGGTCTCCCTGAGTAAAGAGTTTGCACCGGTTATGGATAAGTTTATTAAGCTAAATGCGATCGAATGTGTGCTGACGTGGATTGAGCTTTCGGATCGGATGCTGCAAACCGGACTGTCCGTTCTGGCAACGTTCGCGGAGACTAAAGAGGGCGTTCAGCGATGCCGGGCAGACAGTAGCTTGAAAGAGAAGCTGGACATGATCATTGAGCTTGGAAGTGAAAAGGATGATTATAGG gCACCACACGATTTCGCTAAAACTTTGCTGAAACTCTGTTATTCCGGTGAGCAGGATGGCGCCGACCGGTAG
- the LOC128304202 gene encoding uncharacterized protein LOC128304202 — translation MENTPKSSRQSTLVGQRDIREVMNNIRSNRQHILPRSKESVTNSVSSERCTSKATTPSASAVTVESFPVLANSYARELFFRHTNITQVVAQIHPEFSGTAIQMYAAQIYEDFVTKPRNPKVRKYIEAIRFDTRYAQGMFRIALKVPITSAQEQAVYQQKLAEAGLKKIYFVDMTRDNLALDHKEKVVSVLKERFGENWPVKLGKLPTYLSASQRLHEAAERRFRYRLKHHSSLKGSQLLRVPDVIEQLTRESRIPSEQRTNLIWPTLRFDSDYLNKKYSTGDYCKFQNALDMEPENLIEYRPQRTTALEQEENEGNIEDNNPSRISSIGHNNNNNGPVMVEPSPKPTPVQRALHSHRTATPMHKPMSRNGPCPIRAGRISYESDTSLDSEPSENGSVTNHNIQSIATDLNQDSPLPDSDIFTPFVTSTQNQSQAVQNSLPVNVAEVTSSTRDPLQLTGAISTLSPFHARIASLTPTTTVLPFAETIRQDIHTDMQLQPSSCIPPYQAQKPPTPSKSTPTISVVSLSSICVKQQPSERSSQSDLSGYEGYVEILPNSPEVIIIDSNSSSIDFNTSRDRINDRTCEIPSRDANQMTTDQNGELYLSCAEGSMDCM, via the exons ATGGAGAATACACCGAAAAGTTCGAGACAGTCGACCCTTGTCGGACAGAGAGATATTCGCGAGGTCATGAATAATATACGCTCGAATCGACAACATATTCTTCCTCGTTCAAAGGAGAGCGTAACCAATTCAGTGTCTTCAGAAAGGTGTACATCCAAAGCGACTACTCCGAGCGCCTCAGCCGTAACAGTGGAATCCTTCCCTGTACTTGCCAACTCATATGCCCGGGAACTGTTCTTCCGCCACACAAACATAACGCAAGTTGTGGCACAAATACATCCCGAATTTAGTGGTACTGCCATACAAATGTATGCTGCCCAGATCTATGAAGATTTTGTTACAAAACCAAGAAATCCTAAAGTCCGTAAATATATTGAAGCAATACGATTTGACACGCGTTATGCTCAAGGCATGTTCCGCATTGCGCTCAAAGTGCCAATCACCAGTGCACAGGAACAAGCAGTGTACCAGCAAAAGCTTGCCGAAGCGGGTTTAAAAAAGATATACTTCGTCGATATGACACGCGACAATCTAGCTCTCGACCATAAGGAAAAGGTGGTGAGTGTTTTGAAGGAGAGGTTCGGTGAAAACTGGCCAGTCAAGTTGGGCAAGTTACCCACTTACCTATCCGCAAGCCAACGGTTACACGAAGCTGCAGAACGAAGATTCCGATACCGACTGAAACATCATTCGTCCCTGAAGGGCAGCCAGCTATTACGTGTGCCGGACGTGATAGAGCAACTTACTCGAGAGTCCAGGATTCCGAGCGAACAGCGAACAAATTTAATATGGCCAACGTTGCGGTTCGATAGTGACtatctaaataaaaaatatagcaCAGGTGATTATTGTAAATTCCAGAACGCCCTGGACATGGAACCGGAAAATTTAATAGAGTATCGGCCGCAACGTACGACTGCACTAGAacaggaagaaaatgaaggCAACATCGAAGACAACAACCCTTCGAGAATAAGCTCTATAGGacataacaacaataacaacggGCCGGTAATGGTTGAACCATCTCCAAAACCCACACCAGTTCAACGCGCATTACATTCACACCGGACAGCAACCCCCATGCATAAACCCATGTCACGAAACGGGCCCTGTCCTATACGAGCGGGACGCATCTCATATGAATCGGATACCTCCTTGGACTCAGAGCCCAGTGAGAATGGTTCAGTGACAAACCATAATATTCAATCGATTGCCACTGATTTAAACCAAGATTCTCCTCTTCCGGATTCGGACATCTTCACACCTTTCGTTACCTCTACACAGAACCAATCACAAGCAGTTCAAAACAGCCTCCCCGTAAACGTCGCTGAAGTGACTTCTTCCACACGAGATCCTCTGCAACTGACTGGGGCGATATCAACCCTGTCACCCTTCCATGCGAGGATAGCGAGTCTAACACCTACCACCACTGTGTTGCCGTTTGCTGAAACGATAAGACAAGACATCCACACCGATATGCAATTGCAACCCAGTTCCTGCATACCACCGTACCAAGCACAGAAACCACCTACCCCAAGCAAGTCAACGCCTACCATAAGTGTGGTGTCGCTGAGCAGTATCTGTGTTAAACAACAACCCAGCGAACGGTCGTCGCAGAGCGATTTATCCGGCTATGAAGGATACGTTGAAATTTTACCGAACTCACCCGAAGTTATCATTATTGACAGCAATTCTTCTTCGATCGATTTTAACACATCCAGGGATCGTATAAATGATCGAACGTGTGAAATACCATCACGTGACGCGAATCAAATGACCACTGACCAAAACGGAGAACTTTATCTGTCGTGCGCTGAGGGAAGCATGGATTGTAT GTAA
- the LOC128301857 gene encoding INO80 complex subunit C: MDSDTTKPAFKKKDLSEVNHIMGKKRQWKSLKQILTHEKTLPWKESDITYSTVNAPPSLKPAKKYSDISGLIAPYTDPHSKLRYHNVEEYQTIRTFPMDLTAGYLALRGATSIV; encoded by the exons ATGGATAGTGATACGACGAAGCCTGCATTCAAAAAGAAAGACCTTTCCGAAGTGAACCACATCATGGGGAAGAAAAGACAGTGGAAATCTTTGAAGCAGATCTTAACACACGAAAAAACGCTACCTTGGAAAGAATCGGATATCACAT ATTCGACTGTTAATGCTCCACCGTCACTAAAGCCGGCCAAAAAATATTCCGACATTTCCGGACTGATTGCACCGTACACGGATCCACATTCGAAGCTACGGTACCACAACGTGGAAGAGTACCAAACAATTCGCACCTTCCCGATGGATCTCACCGCTGGCTACCTGGCGCTAAGAGGTGCTACAAGTATCGTTTAA
- the LOC128304227 gene encoding DNA-directed RNA polymerase II subunit RPB9 codes for MAYDATHDDGPGFVGIRFCQECNNMLYPKEDKENKILLYACRNCDYKQEADSNCIYVNKIMHEIDELTHIVPDVISDPTLPRTEEHACPKCSHREAVFFQAQTRRAEEEMRLYYVCTNSSCCHRWTE; via the exons ATGGCCTACGATGCAACACATGATGATGGTCCAGGATTCGTTGGTATCCGTTTCTGTCAGGAATG CAACAACATGCTGTACCCAAAGGAAgataaggaaaataaaattctgCTCTATGCCTGTCGCAACTGCGATTACAAGCAGGAGGCAGACTCGAACTGTATCtatgtaaacaaaattatgCACGAAATCGA TGAACTGACGCACATTGTACCGGACGTAATATCGGATCCCACGCTGCCGCGCACTGAGGAGCATGCTTGCCCGAAATGTTCTCACCGTGAAGCAGTCTTCTTTCAGGCACAGACCCGCCGAGCTGAGGAGGAAATGAGGCTGTACTATGTGTGCACCAACTCTTCCTGCTGTCATCGGTGGACGGAATGA
- the LOC128305076 gene encoding uncharacterized protein LOC128305076 → MVHPRAFSYNIRRRLPGHSNGFRTVMTTGMGCSSSVVLEEPIPHPTTPVVDTNEQGRLPSLGPKHPESLVEAYRRLDEEICALESTTPGPRLMTAEAWVELLKGAKSSTGQDAVVPQAPSPPVTNEALHNGIIPNGVPGGVLKRPLSAEIESPTESARKEMVKVREIILKLDIVSNQFKAAQQEEFIARLSRTAMDQEADHYREEMIVHSRKRALTLRTAFEQLKRLYLEQDRLLASVYNGAYGTLAEQKLDGELDAARDVRDRLGGAVEQWRIAGGLLRAAAKGLHQVVDYWELIRPSKSAEETITLALDARSTCHGALMALEAAQAALPSVEIPYITIRQQSAVRHALIYLLTDMVNPARYQHTRDVFSVFSANVSKAVHWLHECYNETLKQDFDVADQAATLLAKHLREERLRYLVSKMPNKIYIRPAIG, encoded by the exons ATGGTCCATCCTCGAGCATTCAGTTACAATATTCGACGGCGCCTACCAGGACACTCGAATGGTTTTCGTACAGTGATGACCACCGGCATGGGATGTTCATCGTCCGTTGTGCTGGAGGAACCGATTCCACATCCTACGACGCCCGTAGTGGACACCAACGAGCAGGGACGGCTTCCTTCCCTAGGGCCAAAACATCCCGAATCTTTGGTAGAAGCCTATCGCCGATTGGACGAAGAAATCTGTGCGCTTGAAAGTACTACGCCCGGACCACGGCTCATGACGGCTGAAGCGTGGGTCGAGTTATTGAAAGGTGCAAAGAGTAGCACTGGGCAAGATGCAGTCGTACCACAAGCACCTTCACCACCAGTAACAAATGAGGCCCTTCACAATGGAATCATCCCGAATGGGGTACCTGGAGGTGTGCTAAAACGGCCGCTATCTGCGGAAATAGAAAGTCCAACCGAAAGCGCGCGCAAAGAGATGGTTAAGGTTCGTGAA ATCATCCTTAAGCTGGACATTGTGTCCAATCAATTCAAGGCGGCACAGCAGGAAGAGTTCATTGCAAGGCTTTCGCGTACCGCGATGGACCAGGAAGCAGATCACTACCGCGAGGAGATGATTGTACACTCCCGAAAGCGTGCCCTTACGCTACGCACTGCTTTTGAACAGCTGAAGCGATTGTATCTCGAACAGGATCGTTTATTAGCGTCAGTTTACAACGGAGCGTACGGTACGCTGGCAGAACAAAAGCTTGACGGCGAGCTAGATGCTGCACGAGACGTACGAGATCGTCTAGGCGGAGCCGTTGAACAGTGGCGCATTGCAGGTGGATTACTCAGAGCGGCAGCCAAAGGACTGCACCAGGTGGTGGACTATTGGGAGCTGATACGCCCGTCGAAAAGTGCGGAAGAAACGATCACACTAGCCTTGGATGCACGATCTACCTGTCACGGTGCACTAATGGCACTCGAGGCCGCTCAGGCAGCACTTCCATCGGTTGAGATTCCGTACATTACCATCCGCCAGCAGTCCGCCGTACGACACGCACTGATCTACCTTCTAACGGATATGGTTAATCCAGCCCGGTACCAGCATACGCGAGACGTGTTCAGTGTGTTTAGTGCGAACGTATCCAAGGCGGTCCACTGGTTGCACGAATGCTACAACGAGACGCTCAAGCAGGACTTTGATGTTGCCGATCAGGCCGCCACACTGTTGGCGAAACATTTGCGCGAAGAACGTCTGCGATATCTAGTGAGCAAAATGCCAAACAAAATCTACATCCGACCCGCGATCGGGTAG
- the LOC128301856 gene encoding putative ankyrin repeat protein RF_0381 isoform X1: MNGRGRIITMPAECAANPLQRALADAIIRMVSMDELRILLACGAKVNEQVTQGLRPLHYAVWQNNEAAVNLLIVRGADINAIDEVGYSALHLAAEHGYLHLAKILLDAGCKVDYREPTNDPYPRTTLCDEPLRLALRNKHYEVARLLLDRGADPNKRYFFGSEINLATDVESLELLLTYGASTDARDRSGITPLMRAVRTNGNIDSVLLLLHYGADVNAMTDARNDYRTVLHYAVLSGNASLVTMLLKQGARVDIPAPLPEPDRPSPLDLAVLRGDPVLVRILLEHGANVNRSSPVIGSPLHVACADNIPNRVEILKMLLFYGADPNIRVVGDVATNAILRPPLAELLASNEHVTPQELHLLLRYGARVILKTQYRDPDGLLNCLSNLHHESAAFRIILDATEEFDPCMIRRNQQLTDEQRDLLVERASVPRKLKSQIRAYYRRLFGRNLCEFVPPLFIPSELKSYLLYEHSL; the protein is encoded by the exons ATGAACGGACGAG GACGCATTATCACGATGCCGGCTGAGTGTGCCGCTAATCCGCTGCAGCGGGCCCTGGCCGATGCCATCATACGGATGGTGTCCATGGACGAGTTGCGCATACTGCTCGCCTGCGGTGCGAAGGTTAACGAGCAGGTGACACAAGGTCTGAGACCACTGCACTATGCCGTCTGGCAGAATAATGAAGCTGCCGTTAATCTGCTTATTGTGCGTGGTGCCGATATAAACGCGATCGATGAAGTTGGCTACAGTGCCCTACATCTGGCGGCAGAGCATGG TTATCTGCATCTCGCGAAGATACTGCTGGACGCTGGCTGTAAGGTGGACTACCGTGAGCCAACGAATGATCCTTACCCGCGCACGACCCTCTGCGATGAACCGCTTCGTTTGGCACTGCGTAACAAACACTACGAGGTGGCCCGTCTGCTACTCGATCGTGGTGCAGATCCGAACAAGCGTTATTTCTTCGGCTCCGAGATCAATCTGGCGACGGATGTGGAAAGTCTGGAGCTGTTGCTTACGTACGGTGCGAGCACGGACGCACGTGATCGTTCCGGCATCACTCCGCTCATGCGTGCCGTGCGAACGAACGGTAACATCGAttcggtgctgctgttgctacatTACGGTGCGGACGTTAATGCGATGACGGATGCACGGAATGATTACAGAACTGTGTTGCATTATGCCGTTCTCTCAG GCAATGCGTCACTCGTAACGATGCTTTTGAAACAAGGAGCACGGGTAGACATTCCAGCACCACTGCCGGAACCGGATCGGCCAAGCCCGCTCGATCTTGCCGTACTGCGGGGCGATCCCGTGCTGGTGAGAATACTGCTCGAGCATGGTGCTAATGTCAATCGCAGCAGTCCCGTCATTGGTTCGCCGTTGCATGTGGCCTGCGCCGATAACATACCCAACAGAGTTGAAATTTTGAAG ATGCTCTTGTTTTACGGTGCTGACCCAAATATACGCGTCGTGGGAGATGTTGCCACCAATGCGATACTACGTCCTCCGTTGGCAGAGCTGCTGGCCAGCAACGAACACGTCACGCCACAGGAACTGCATTTGTTGCTACGATACGGTGCAAGG GTTATCCTAAAGACCCAGTATCGCGATCCGGACGGTTTGCTAAACTGCCTGTCAAACCTGCATCACGAATCGGCCGCCTTCCGTATCATACTGGACGCTACCGAAGAGTTCGATCCTTGCATGATACGCCGTAACCAACAGCTCACAGACGAACAGCGCGATCTGCTGGTAGAACGTGCATCGGTGCCACGGAAACTCAAGTCCCAGATTCGTGCTTACTACCGCCGGCTGTTCGGGCGGAATCTGTGCGAGTTCGTACCGCCACTGTTTATACCGAGCGAACTGAAAAGCTATCTGCTGTACGAGCACAGCCTGTAA